From the genome of Glycine max cultivar Williams 82 chromosome 2, Glycine_max_v4.0, whole genome shotgun sequence, one region includes:
- the LOC102661116 gene encoding uncharacterized protein, giving the protein MTLKSPKEIWDYLKEEYAGDDRIRSMQVLNLRREFELQRMEESETIKEHSNKLLGIANKIKLLGSDFANSRIIEKILVTVPERYEASIASLENTKDLSKITLAEVLHALQAQEQ; this is encoded by the coding sequence ATGACTCTTAAATCACCCAAAGAAATCTGGGATTATCTGAAAGAGGAATACGCTGGAGATGATAGAATACGAAGCATGCAAGTGCTGAATTTAAGGAGGGAATTTGAGCTTCAAAGGATGGAAGAGTCAGAGACAATCAAAGAACACTCAAACAAATTGTTGGGTATTGCCAACAAGATAAAGTTGTTGGGAAGTGATTTTGCTAATTCGAGAATCATAGAGAAAATTTTGGTAACGGTGCCGGAGAGGTATGAAGCATCTATAGCTTCATTGGAGAACACAAAGGATCTGTCGAAAATCACATTGGCAGAAGTGCTACATGCCCTGCAAGCTCAAGAGCAGTGA